In a genomic window of Sulfurisphaera tokodaii str. 7:
- a CDS encoding helix-turn-helix domain-containing protein yields the protein MRIIHNLSKDARERIISLLLEKRSKKELAEELGISPSAITKFLNGLTHPSDETIERAIEIADEEEKERIYEIIIEDIVESLEEFIKNNYFNSEKIKNIIIRSF from the coding sequence ATGAGAATTATACATAATCTTAGTAAGGATGCTAGAGAGAGAATAATAAGTCTTTTACTAGAAAAGAGAAGTAAAAAAGAGTTGGCAGAAGAGTTAGGCATATCGCCCTCTGCTATAACCAAATTTTTAAATGGATTAACGCATCCAAGTGATGAAACTATAGAGAGAGCAATAGAAATAGCTGATGAGGAGGAAAAAGAAAGAATATACGAGATAATAATCGAAGATATAGTGGAAAGTCTTGAGGAATTCATAAAAAATAATTATTTTAATAGTGAAAAAATTAAAAACATCATAATTAGATCTTTTTAG
- a CDS encoding alcohol dehydrogenase, protein MNAIVFDLGITMKDIVEKPIKNDFLLVSPIKVLISGIENSIYTGLLWIHPGTILGSTGIVKIDAVGLDVDTQLEGKHAIVLPYSKKYGGIGTEIDGILVEKAVIPDDSIVPLPSDYIEKFILYPFVSIGLQLRKIARGENVLIIGDGLTGLISAQMLVGYANKISMFRDDAYKVKIYGVEEVKEIDNTKWEVILITTMRSWPRAVLRSLPIDAVVIMPKFMNTWPALSPNNIKLIEPTKTNGVFEYIESEISDKLFNELIGVSDDLFSSIPTSKPGIIINIEKLFKKI, encoded by the coding sequence ATGAATGCAATAGTATTTGATTTAGGTATTACAATGAAAGATATCGTTGAAAAGCCTATTAAAAATGATTTCTTACTAGTATCTCCCATAAAGGTATTAATATCTGGAATAGAAAACTCAATTTATACTGGGTTACTTTGGATACATCCTGGAACAATATTAGGAAGCACTGGGATTGTAAAAATTGATGCCGTGGGTTTGGATGTTGATACTCAATTAGAAGGAAAACATGCTATTGTTTTACCTTATTCAAAAAAATACGGTGGAATTGGGACAGAAATAGATGGTATATTAGTTGAGAAAGCCGTCATTCCAGATGATTCAATAGTGCCTCTTCCGTCAGATTATATAGAAAAATTCATTTTATACCCTTTTGTTAGTATTGGATTACAGTTAAGGAAAATAGCGAGAGGCGAAAATGTTCTCATTATAGGTGATGGATTAACGGGGTTAATTTCTGCACAGATGCTTGTAGGTTATGCAAATAAAATTAGTATGTTTAGGGACGATGCTTATAAAGTAAAGATTTATGGGGTTGAAGAAGTCAAAGAAATCGACAACACAAAATGGGAAGTGATATTAATTACAACTATGAGGAGTTGGCCAAGAGCTGTATTAAGATCTTTACCTATTGACGCTGTAGTTATAATGCCTAAGTTCATGAATACTTGGCCTGCTTTAAGTCCTAACAACATAAAATTAATAGAACCTACAAAAACTAATGGAGTTTTCGAATATATAGAAAGTGAAATTAGTGATAAATTATTTAATGAGCTTATTGGGGTATCTGACGATCTATTCTCTTCAATTCCTACGTCAAAACCCGGGATTATAATTAATATCGAAAAATTATTTAAGAAAATCTAA
- a CDS encoding PLP-dependent aminotransferase family protein: MFERFLSKDVSNLRSSEIRDLLKLTEGKKVISLAGGLPDPTTFPVEEIRKITDDVLREKSDRALQYSTTSGITEFKKELVNLSRYRGISGINENNTFVTVGSQEALFMIFNLLVDPGDTVIVEMPTYLAALNILRARKPNFIGVHLTQNGPDLDELERKVKESISNGKKPKLMYVIPTAQNPGGTTMSLDDRKRLLEIAQKYDFLLIEDDAYGFLVFDGEAPPPLISLDKEGRVIYTSTFSKILAPGLRLGWVIAQEEFIREMELYKQNIDLHTPTLTQMIAMEAIKRGVIQNQLPLIRRVYREKRDVMLAAIEKYFPKEATWSRPVGGMFVFAWLPEKIDTVKMLEESMRRGVAYVPGSSFYHDYSGRNTMRLNFSYPTKQELEEGIKILGNTILDFLK, translated from the coding sequence ATGTTCGAAAGATTTCTTTCAAAAGACGTATCAAATTTAAGGTCGTCAGAAATTAGAGATTTATTAAAACTGACTGAAGGAAAAAAAGTTATTAGTTTAGCTGGCGGTTTACCAGATCCTACTACTTTTCCCGTTGAAGAGATTAGAAAAATAACTGACGATGTACTCAGAGAAAAATCTGATAGAGCCCTACAATATTCAACAACGTCTGGGATAACTGAGTTCAAAAAAGAGCTTGTTAACCTATCAAGATACAGAGGAATAAGCGGTATAAATGAAAATAATACATTCGTAACTGTAGGAAGCCAAGAAGCCTTATTTATGATATTTAATCTCCTAGTAGATCCAGGAGATACTGTAATCGTGGAAATGCCCACATATCTTGCTGCACTTAATATTCTTAGAGCAAGAAAACCCAATTTCATTGGCGTCCATCTTACACAAAATGGTCCAGACCTTGATGAATTAGAGAGAAAAGTAAAAGAGAGCATAAGTAATGGCAAAAAACCGAAGCTAATGTATGTTATACCTACAGCTCAAAACCCTGGAGGAACAACAATGAGTTTAGATGATAGGAAAAGACTTCTTGAAATAGCTCAAAAATACGACTTTTTACTTATAGAAGATGATGCTTATGGCTTTTTAGTTTTTGACGGAGAAGCACCACCACCACTTATAAGTTTAGATAAAGAAGGAAGAGTAATATATACATCTACATTCAGTAAAATTTTAGCTCCAGGTTTAAGATTAGGATGGGTTATAGCACAAGAAGAGTTTATTAGAGAAATGGAGTTATACAAGCAGAATATAGATTTGCATACTCCTACACTTACTCAAATGATAGCAATGGAGGCAATAAAGAGAGGAGTTATACAAAATCAGTTACCATTGATTAGAAGAGTATATAGAGAAAAAAGAGATGTAATGCTAGCAGCAATAGAGAAATACTTCCCGAAAGAAGCTACGTGGAGCAGACCAGTTGGAGGAATGTTTGTTTTTGCCTGGTTACCAGAAAAAATAGATACAGTAAAGATGTTAGAGGAAAGCATGAGAAGAGGAGTAGCCTATGTTCCTGGATCTAGTTTCTACCATGATTATTCTGGGAGAAATACTATGAGATTAAACTTCAGCTATCCTACTAAGCAAGAACTAGAAGAAGGTATTAAAATCCTAGGAAATACTATATTAGATTTTCTTAAATAA
- a CDS encoding nicotinamide mononucleotide deamidase-related protein, protein MEIWYAEIINIGNEILTGRTINTNASHIARRLTSLGYTVRRITVVRDEIEEIVSAFREAINRRPRIIISTGGLGPTYDDKTNEGLAKALNIELELNEIAYKMLLEKYSKLNIEITEERKKMAIMPKGSIPVENNAGVAPGILIVYQGITILATPGVPKEMEDVLENFIKKYLKDRPSVKYLETSFLLEGVMESTIAPYVKQLVKKYDLYIKTHPKGQELSKPILEIQIAGSSENEAEIKERIQKALEELKEIGVKLGGTIIQS, encoded by the coding sequence GTGGAGATTTGGTACGCTGAGATAATAAACATTGGAAATGAGATTCTTACTGGAAGAACAATTAATACTAATGCTTCTCACATAGCAAGGAGATTAACGTCATTAGGATATACCGTAAGAAGAATAACGGTAGTTAGAGATGAAATTGAGGAAATAGTTTCCGCTTTCAGAGAAGCTATTAATAGAAGACCCAGAATTATTATATCTACTGGTGGTTTAGGTCCCACTTATGATGATAAAACTAATGAAGGTTTAGCTAAGGCATTAAATATAGAGTTAGAATTAAATGAAATTGCTTACAAAATGTTATTAGAAAAATATTCCAAACTTAACATAGAAATAACTGAAGAAAGAAAGAAAATGGCAATAATGCCTAAAGGTTCAATCCCAGTAGAAAATAATGCTGGTGTAGCTCCAGGAATACTTATTGTCTATCAAGGTATAACTATTTTAGCTACACCTGGAGTACCTAAAGAAATGGAAGATGTGCTGGAGAATTTCATTAAAAAATATTTGAAAGATAGACCTAGTGTTAAGTATCTAGAAACGAGTTTTCTTTTAGAAGGTGTAATGGAGTCGACTATTGCTCCATATGTGAAACAGCTTGTTAAGAAATATGATTTATATATAAAAACTCATCCTAAGGGACAAGAACTATCAAAGCCAATTCTTGAAATTCAAATAGCCGGCAGTTCAGAAAATGAAGCAGAAATAAAAGAAAGAATTCAAAAAGCATTAGAGGAATTAAAAGAAATAGGGGTTAAACTAGGTGGAACAATTATACAAAGTTAA
- a CDS encoding alpha/beta fold hydrolase — protein MFAYLSNGIRIFYEDRGKYENKTIILIHHLAGSINSWKYITPILSEKFRVLVYDLRGHGRSSIPPGPYKIEEHSEDLKELIEELGIEDPIIVGHSIGSLIAIDYALNNYVKKLILIGALYKAPNPEPYQKYVSIAMNLGMVALAEYRRSQGELSNSLINNPTLWKDFINIYNENTPLGYKYAVEGLLSAKDYLKELQKIDSNVLLIYGDEDKLSANVTVFQQNIRNLTVQTFKGYGHFLNLEEPKGLIEAIVNFV, from the coding sequence ATGTTCGCTTATCTTTCAAATGGAATTAGAATTTTTTATGAAGATAGAGGAAAATATGAAAATAAAACTATTATTCTAATTCATCATCTTGCAGGAAGCATTAACAGTTGGAAGTATATTACGCCAATATTATCCGAAAAATTTAGGGTCCTTGTATACGATTTAAGAGGACATGGTAGATCCTCAATTCCTCCAGGTCCATACAAAATAGAAGAACATTCAGAAGATTTAAAGGAGCTAATAGAAGAACTTGGAATAGAAGATCCAATAATTGTTGGACATTCTATAGGTTCTCTAATAGCAATAGATTACGCTTTAAATAATTATGTTAAGAAACTTATTTTAATAGGAGCTTTATATAAAGCACCTAACCCTGAACCTTATCAGAAATATGTTTCAATAGCCATGAATTTAGGAATGGTAGCATTAGCAGAATATCGTAGAAGTCAGGGAGAACTCTCAAACTCTTTAATAAATAATCCGACTTTATGGAAAGACTTTATTAATATTTATAATGAAAACACACCTTTAGGCTATAAATATGCTGTAGAAGGTTTACTTTCAGCAAAAGATTACTTAAAGGAATTACAAAAAATAGATAGTAATGTATTGCTAATTTATGGCGATGAAGATAAATTATCTGCAAACGTTACTGTTTTCCAGCAGAACATACGCAACTTGACTGTACAAACATTTAAGGGTTACGGACACTTCTTAAATCTAGAGGAACCAAAAGGTTTAATAGAAGCTATAGTTAACTTTGTATAA
- the pheT gene encoding phenylalanine--tRNA ligase subunit beta, whose amino-acid sequence MPTINIYKWRLLNELKISETQLEDLLFNLKSEMKPIDQDHIEIEINNDRPDLLFVYGIIRSIKGLLKKELGEPRYSVKDTDYVFEIKEVPSRPYALAAVVEDIKFDDELLKELIQFQEKLHITVGRKRKKIAIGLHDLKKIDSKHIIYTTVNLDYKFIPLNSDKEMSVREILESTPQGKEYGNISLLDGKMPAIMQDDGQILSLPPVINSEKTRINSKTQSLFIDVTGTSLDTVIFTLDVIVTNLAEMGGKIGRIKVISPYVDNSPLLQHKSIKITAEYINKILGTNLNKNEIIEYLKMARFDVNDLGKEIEVIIPPYRNDILSQIDITEEVAITYGYNNLSPTPYKIEKIGSLSDRTKLIRVLRDLSVGGGFTEIFTFTLISESLLLGDFVKILNPITVDYNSVRNSLLPSILIFLSKNQHARMPIRVFEIGDVVIRNENTETGYSNKLNAAYAIMNSRVSFEELQAPLHEILNSLGINPIYKRDTNPLFIEGRTASIYANNKKIGIIGEINPNILEKIDIEYPIVMSEIYLDEIKDIL is encoded by the coding sequence ATGCCGACAATTAATATATACAAGTGGCGTCTATTAAATGAGTTAAAAATTAGTGAAACCCAATTAGAGGATTTATTATTTAATCTAAAGTCTGAAATGAAACCAATAGACCAAGATCATATAGAGATAGAAATAAACAATGATAGACCAGATTTACTATTTGTTTATGGAATTATTAGATCAATAAAGGGGCTTCTTAAGAAAGAGTTAGGAGAACCAAGATATAGCGTCAAAGATACTGATTACGTATTTGAGATTAAAGAAGTACCAAGTAGGCCTTATGCTCTAGCAGCTGTTGTTGAAGATATTAAGTTTGATGATGAGTTATTAAAGGAACTTATTCAATTTCAAGAGAAACTTCATATAACTGTTGGGAGAAAAAGGAAAAAAATTGCTATAGGATTACATGATTTAAAGAAAATAGATTCTAAACATATTATCTACACAACTGTTAATTTAGATTATAAATTCATTCCATTAAACTCAGATAAAGAAATGAGCGTAAGAGAGATCCTTGAATCAACACCTCAGGGAAAAGAATATGGAAATATTTCACTTTTAGATGGAAAGATGCCAGCAATAATGCAAGATGATGGGCAAATTTTAAGTTTACCACCAGTTATAAATTCAGAAAAAACTAGGATTAACAGTAAAACGCAAAGCCTTTTCATAGATGTTACTGGAACTTCACTTGATACAGTTATATTCACACTAGATGTTATAGTTACTAATCTTGCGGAAATGGGCGGAAAAATTGGTAGAATAAAAGTAATTTCACCATATGTGGATAACTCTCCATTGCTTCAACATAAATCTATAAAGATTACAGCAGAATATATAAATAAAATTCTTGGAACAAATCTGAATAAGAATGAAATAATAGAATATTTAAAAATGGCTCGGTTTGATGTTAACGATCTAGGAAAAGAAATAGAAGTTATAATTCCCCCGTATAGAAATGATATCTTGTCTCAAATAGATATTACAGAAGAAGTTGCAATTACATATGGATACAACAATTTGTCACCAACACCATATAAAATAGAAAAAATAGGTTCCTTGTCTGATAGAACTAAGTTAATACGAGTATTAAGGGACTTAAGCGTTGGAGGAGGATTTACAGAGATATTTACATTTACTTTGATTAGTGAATCCCTTCTTCTTGGAGATTTTGTTAAAATACTTAACCCAATTACAGTTGACTATAATTCAGTAAGAAACTCACTTTTACCAAGTATATTAATATTCTTAAGCAAAAATCAACACGCTAGAATGCCTATTAGAGTCTTCGAAATAGGAGACGTTGTAATTAGAAACGAGAACACTGAAACTGGCTATTCAAATAAATTAAATGCCGCATACGCCATTATGAATAGTAGAGTGAGTTTTGAGGAACTGCAAGCTCCGCTTCATGAAATCCTAAATAGTCTTGGAATAAATCCTATATATAAAAGAGATACTAATCCCCTCTTTATAGAGGGAAGGACTGCGTCTATTTATGCAAATAACAAAAAGATAGGAATTATTGGTGAAATTAACCCAAATATACTGGAAAAAATAGATATTGAATACCCAATTGTTATGAGTGAAATTTATTTAGATGAAATAAAAGACATACTTTAA
- a CDS encoding phenylalanine--tRNA ligase subunit alpha encodes MLSENEIKILEYLSKKREASAEDISKQLNIPIESVFSISQLLKEKGYIEVEEKKVIKYELTDEGKRRLKEGFPEEKLVKLLDGKEKKIHELKDKLGRDFEISIGWAKRKGLVKIDGDTVIPLVKDYEAKEEKEALINPEKANKDILQQLLNRKLLIKKEEKILNIRLIREPLEIKPALIFLTPELLASGEWKKYALREYNVEAYPPFYPIGKKHFFKEFLERLRDLMRDLGFKEVYSDYVEIEFYNFDLLFQAQDHPAREIHDSFAISGKGKLTDEKLIQRVKQIHERGWKYNWDVNISMRLMLRSQTTATTARVLASRPKPPIRVFTIGKVFRPDSIDATHLIEFHQLDGLVIEDNFTFRDLLGTLKEIFNGIGIKEIRFKPAYFPFTEPSVEVYGKIEGLGWVEMAGAGLLRPEILEAVEISSSAGAWGLGIDRLAMLLLGLKDIRLLYATDIEYLRNRKVEINADN; translated from the coding sequence ATGTTAAGTGAAAACGAAATTAAAATTCTAGAGTATTTAAGTAAGAAAAGGGAAGCTTCAGCTGAGGATATAAGCAAACAACTTAACATACCCATAGAAAGCGTTTTCAGTATTTCACAGTTACTAAAAGAAAAAGGATACATAGAAGTTGAGGAAAAAAAAGTTATAAAATATGAGCTTACTGATGAAGGAAAAAGAAGATTAAAGGAGGGTTTTCCAGAGGAAAAACTAGTTAAATTATTAGATGGAAAAGAGAAAAAAATACATGAATTAAAGGATAAACTAGGAAGAGATTTTGAAATTTCTATTGGATGGGCTAAAAGAAAAGGGCTTGTAAAAATAGATGGAGACACAGTCATACCACTTGTTAAAGACTATGAGGCAAAGGAAGAAAAAGAAGCATTAATAAATCCAGAAAAAGCAAACAAAGATATTTTGCAGCAATTATTAAATAGAAAACTACTCATAAAAAAAGAGGAAAAAATATTGAATATAAGACTTATAAGAGAACCCTTAGAAATCAAACCGGCATTAATATTTTTAACTCCAGAGCTTTTAGCTAGCGGGGAATGGAAAAAATATGCTTTAAGGGAATATAACGTAGAAGCTTATCCTCCTTTTTACCCTATAGGGAAAAAACATTTCTTTAAAGAATTCCTAGAGAGATTAAGAGATTTAATGAGAGACTTAGGATTTAAAGAAGTATACAGTGATTATGTAGAGATAGAATTTTATAACTTTGATCTTCTATTTCAAGCTCAAGACCACCCTGCTAGAGAAATTCATGATAGTTTTGCAATAAGTGGTAAAGGTAAATTAACCGACGAGAAATTAATACAGAGAGTTAAACAAATCCATGAGAGAGGATGGAAGTATAATTGGGATGTCAATATTTCAATGAGACTTATGTTAAGAAGTCAAACTACAGCAACTACTGCAAGAGTTTTAGCATCAAGACCTAAACCACCAATAAGAGTTTTCACGATAGGTAAAGTCTTCAGACCAGATTCGATAGATGCTACACACTTAATTGAATTTCATCAACTAGATGGTTTAGTAATAGAAGATAATTTCACTTTTAGAGATTTATTAGGTACTCTTAAGGAAATATTCAACGGTATCGGAATTAAAGAAATAAGATTTAAACCAGCCTATTTTCCATTCACTGAACCAAGCGTGGAAGTTTACGGAAAAATAGAGGGATTAGGATGGGTTGAGATGGCTGGGGCAGGTTTGTTAAGACCAGAAATCCTAGAAGCAGTTGAAATTAGCTCATCTGCTGGTGCATGGGGATTAGGAATAGATAGATTAGCTATGTTACTTCTTGGTCTTAAAGATATAAGATTATTATACGCTACAGATATTGAATACCTAAGAAATAGAAAGGTTGAGATAAATGCCGACAATTAA
- a CDS encoding metal-dependent hydrolase: MPQLRWLGHAAVELNLGGKHIVIDPMIKDNPVSPVKLNYFENNLNLIIVTHDHYDHLGDTVELMKINPKAYLFATYDLENYLATQFNIPWERMIPANVGGYIDFDGIKLALTKAVHSSEHSDPTGAIVSGEGVTIYHAGDTGLFEDMKLIGEIFKPDYVLLPIGGRFTMDPYQAAIAVEMLKPKKYAIPIHYNTWDLIKVDPNDFVKEVSKRGYKALVLQPGQSVEL, encoded by the coding sequence ATGCCACAATTAAGATGGCTAGGTCACGCAGCAGTTGAATTAAATCTAGGCGGTAAGCATATTGTAATAGACCCAATGATAAAAGATAATCCAGTATCACCAGTAAAATTAAATTATTTTGAAAATAATTTAAACTTAATAATAGTAACTCATGACCATTATGACCATTTAGGAGATACTGTTGAATTAATGAAAATAAATCCTAAGGCTTATCTATTTGCAACTTACGATTTAGAAAATTATCTTGCTACTCAATTTAATATACCTTGGGAAAGAATGATCCCGGCAAATGTAGGAGGTTACATAGATTTTGATGGCATAAAGTTAGCATTAACTAAGGCTGTTCACTCGAGCGAACATAGTGATCCTACTGGGGCTATTGTAAGCGGAGAAGGAGTTACAATTTATCATGCTGGAGATACTGGATTATTCGAGGATATGAAACTTATTGGAGAGATCTTTAAACCAGATTACGTTCTTTTACCAATAGGAGGGCGCTTTACTATGGATCCTTATCAAGCTGCGATTGCTGTCGAAATGCTTAAACCAAAGAAGTACGCTATTCCTATTCATTATAATACATGGGATCTAATAAAAGTAGATCCTAATGATTTTGTAAAAGAAGTTTCAAAAAGAGGATATAAAGCTTTAGTACTTCAGCCAGGGCAGAGTGTGGAGTTATAG
- the map gene encoding type II methionyl aminopeptidase: MEESDLELLRKAGKIAAKARDYGAKLIKPGAKVYDICETVEKIIIEEGAKPAFPCNLSINSEAAHYSPLIDDEKTIPEGAVVKLDIGAHIDGYITDTAVTVVLDDKYQKLAEAAKDALNAAIANFKPGTDLGEIGKNIEKIIKIHGFKPIRNLGGHLIRRYELHAGVFVPNIYERGLGRIIEGNTYAIEPFATNGEGEVIEGKDITIYSIKTLNAKGLTDEEKRFLAQIYKKANMLPFNERWLRDLGEPNYIRQMLKTLVRRGALRAYPILIEVRKGLVSQFEHTVLVTRDGAEIIT, translated from the coding sequence GTGGAAGAATCAGATTTAGAATTATTAAGAAAAGCAGGCAAGATAGCTGCAAAGGCTAGGGATTATGGTGCTAAGCTGATAAAACCTGGAGCTAAAGTTTATGATATTTGTGAAACAGTAGAAAAGATAATAATAGAAGAGGGAGCTAAACCAGCGTTTCCTTGCAATCTGTCTATAAATTCTGAAGCAGCTCATTATAGCCCATTAATAGATGATGAAAAAACTATTCCAGAAGGTGCGGTAGTAAAATTAGATATAGGTGCTCATATTGATGGTTATATTACCGATACGGCAGTTACAGTAGTATTAGACGATAAATACCAAAAACTTGCTGAAGCAGCAAAAGATGCACTCAACGCTGCTATAGCTAACTTTAAACCCGGTACTGATTTAGGAGAGATTGGAAAAAACATAGAAAAAATAATAAAGATCCATGGTTTCAAACCTATAAGGAATTTAGGAGGCCATTTGATAAGACGATATGAACTTCATGCTGGAGTGTTTGTACCAAACATTTATGAAAGAGGCCTTGGAAGAATTATTGAAGGTAATACATATGCTATAGAACCATTTGCAACAAATGGGGAAGGAGAGGTTATTGAAGGTAAAGATATTACTATTTATTCAATTAAAACATTAAATGCTAAAGGACTTACTGATGAAGAAAAAAGATTCCTAGCTCAAATATATAAAAAAGCAAATATGCTACCATTCAATGAAAGATGGTTAAGAGATCTAGGAGAACCTAATTACATAAGACAAATGTTAAAAACTTTAGTAAGAAGGGGTGCATTAAGGGCGTATCCAATTTTAATAGAAGTAAGAAAAGGATTAGTTTCTCAGTTTGAGCACACGGTACTAGTTACTAGAGATGGTGCTGAAATTATAACTTAA
- a CDS encoding DUF1512 domain-containing protein, which produces MRSMLDLLAYAQSSSSQINATYTIIGYFVFFLIIILLSLPGFQQKMYIYFVARDIENGLLKLENFSKNAKKKTVELLKKNGAVNADELTEKFAEWFTIDPVNVEPTDIISRMRLLIRTSEDKIKQLIMLSLPNLDPVTRSKIEVSAEIVNALNMIYKVIRHYLILGKKLQSYFILVQLQSIVPMLVKMAEAYEKAQDVFLKGIPVGDSLGPLVASRFLVNISEKWSPSREMIAGETEFEGRRLIVLKAEGPMATVGTPGEAVENVVNKLGGKVSRIITVDAAAKLEGEQTGSIAEGTGVAMGDPGPEKIAIERVAVKYNIPIDALIVKMSMEEAITEMPKEVYEAADKVVEMVKQLIRMRTQPGDTVILVGVGNTVGVAQ; this is translated from the coding sequence ATGAGAAGCATGTTAGATCTATTAGCATATGCACAAAGTAGCTCAAGTCAAATTAATGCTACCTATACTATAATAGGCTACTTTGTATTCTTCTTGATTATAATACTACTATCATTGCCTGGATTTCAACAGAAGATGTATATTTATTTTGTTGCAAGGGATATAGAAAATGGGCTTTTGAAATTAGAGAATTTCAGTAAAAATGCTAAAAAGAAAACTGTTGAGCTACTTAAAAAGAATGGTGCGGTAAATGCAGATGAGTTAACAGAAAAATTTGCTGAATGGTTTACAATAGACCCAGTAAATGTCGAACCAACTGATATAATAAGCAGAATGAGACTTCTAATAAGAACCAGTGAAGATAAAATAAAACAATTAATAATGCTTTCTTTGCCAAATTTGGATCCAGTAACTAGAAGCAAAATAGAAGTTTCAGCTGAAATAGTTAACGCATTAAATATGATATATAAAGTAATTAGACATTATCTAATATTAGGGAAAAAACTTCAAAGCTATTTTATATTGGTACAATTACAGTCTATTGTACCAATGCTTGTTAAAATGGCTGAGGCTTACGAAAAAGCACAAGATGTATTTCTAAAAGGTATACCGGTCGGAGATTCCTTAGGACCTCTAGTAGCTTCAAGATTTTTAGTTAATATATCTGAGAAATGGTCACCAAGTAGAGAAATGATAGCAGGAGAAACAGAATTTGAAGGGAGAAGATTAATAGTATTAAAGGCTGAAGGGCCTATGGCAACAGTGGGAACCCCAGGCGAGGCTGTGGAAAATGTTGTTAATAAGTTAGGTGGAAAAGTTAGCAGAATTATAACTGTTGATGCTGCTGCAAAGCTTGAAGGAGAGCAAACTGGAAGTATAGCAGAGGGAACTGGTGTAGCAATGGGTGATCCTGGACCAGAAAAAATAGCTATTGAAAGGGTTGCTGTGAAATACAATATTCCAATTGATGCTTTAATAGTTAAAATGAGTATGGAGGAGGCTATAACTGAGATGCCAAAAGAAGTTTATGAAGCTGCAGATAAAGTAGTCGAAATGGTTAAACAATTAATCAGGATGAGAACTCAGCCAGGTGATACTGTAATCTTAGTGGGTGTAGGTAACACAGTAGGTGTTGCACAGTGA